The nucleotide window CCAGCCCGCCGGCGGCCACCGGAACGCTGCCGCTCGTCGGGAGCGAGGCGTACGTCCAGACGGTCGGGAGCCCGCCCGGGAGCGGGAACGTCACCCCCCCGCCGGGACCGGCCGCGAGCGCCCGGGCGAGACTCGACAACGAGAGCAGGGACGCGAGCGCGGGCAGAGCTACCAGCCCCGGGCGGCCGGCGAGCAGTGTGCGTGCACGGGCAGTACGACTCTGGTCGGCTGCCGGGGACTCGCTCCCGGCGGGCGGTGTGGAGGGCACACGACGGACCGTCGCCGGCAGCCACTTCTGTCCGGCGGTTCGCGGTGGATCGCGTGGGCGGCAGTACGAGAACGACCGGGAGGGAGACGCCACGAGAGACGCTACACACGCGGCGCATCGAGAGGGACGCGGCGCGGCGAGACGCACGCGGCGCGGCGAGACGCACGCAGCGCAGCGAGACGCATGCAGCGCAGCGAGACGAGCGCCACAGGTGGACGGCGCGTTCAGTCCTGTGAGGTCGTCAGCTCCTCTTCTTCGCGGTCGTCGGTGGAGATGGGGTCCTGTTGATCCTCGGCGAAGCCGGCGGAGTTCTCGATGCGTTCTGCGGCCTCCGGGTCGAACTCCCGTTCGATCTCCTGGAACCGGTCGACGAACGACAGCGCGTGGTGGCTCTCCGTCTCGTGGCCGACGTAGCGGCTCTCTAGGTCGAACTGCGCCTCCTCGTCGCCCTCGGCGGCCGCGGACATGTCCTCGTAGACGGCGTGGGCGCCGGAGTGGAGCGCGAACAGAGTGACGAAGATGTACTTGTAGCCCAGGTCGCCCAGCTCCTCGAACGTGAGCGGGTCGTCCTCGGCGGACCACTCGAACGACGAGGAGTAGTTGAACGCGAGGTCGATCTCCGGGTGAGTCTCGTGGAGCGTCTCGGCGTACTCCACGGCGTCCTCGCGCGAAGGGTCGGGCATCTCCGGCCAGACGAGGTCGACGCCGGCGTCGGCGTACAGCCGGCCCCGTTCGAGGTGTTCCTCCCAGTCGCCGTTGGCGGAGCCGTAGGCGTCCGTCCGGGCGATGACGACGGTGTCGTCGGACTGGCGGGCGTCGACGGCCGCCTCGAACCTGGCGACCGCCTCCTCGCGGTCGACGATCTGCTTGCCGGCGACGTGGCCACACCGCTTCGGCGTCGTCTGGTCTTCGATGTGGACGGCGGCGACGCCGGCCTTCTCGTACTCGCGGACGGCCCGCCGGACGTTGTGGACGCCGCCGTAGCCGGTGTCACAGTCGGCGACGACCGGGAGGTTCGTCGCCTCCGCGATCCGCTTTGCGTTCTCCACCATCTCCGTCATCGTCACCATCTCCAGGTCCGGGAAGCCGAACTGCCCCAGCACCGTGGAGTAGCCGGACATGTAGACGGCGTCTAGCCCGGCCATCTCCGCCATTCGGGCGTCTAGGGCGTGGTACAGCCCGGGCGCGAACACGAACTGGTCTTCCTCCAACAGCCGCCGGAACTCGCGTCCC belongs to Halobaculum sp. MBLA0143 and includes:
- a CDS encoding oxaloacetate decarboxylase produces the protein MNPSELDQEVFDRDVDNPQGREFRRLLEEDQFVFAPGLYHALDARMAEMAGLDAVYMSGYSTVLGQFGFPDLEMVTMTEMVENAKRIAEATNLPVVADCDTGYGGVHNVRRAVREYEKAGVAAVHIEDQTTPKRCGHVAGKQIVDREEAVARFEAAVDARQSDDTVVIARTDAYGSANGDWEEHLERGRLYADAGVDLVWPEMPDPSREDAVEYAETLHETHPEIDLAFNYSSSFEWSAEDDPLTFEELGDLGYKYIFVTLFALHSGAHAVYEDMSAAAEGDEEAQFDLESRYVGHETESHHALSFVDRFQEIEREFDPEAAERIENSAGFAEDQQDPISTDDREEEELTTSQD